In Marinobacter sp. JH2, one genomic interval encodes:
- a CDS encoding DUF4345 domain-containing protein: protein MIFLSRLFLSMSAIAFLLIGLNTLYDPVAAMTAIELQPTSISATNEIRANYGGMHLAFALIMLTGAIAASARRPALWMIFSITFGLVVGRLISLLLDGMPNATADFLLALEIVSTAGAAGLLWFSRNISHEPLSD, encoded by the coding sequence ATGATCTTTTTAAGTCGACTTTTTTTGAGTATGTCAGCCATTGCGTTTCTACTGATCGGTTTAAATACCTTGTACGACCCAGTCGCAGCCATGACTGCCATCGAACTGCAGCCGACTTCGATCAGCGCAACGAATGAAATTCGAGCCAACTATGGGGGAATGCACCTAGCTTTTGCCTTAATCATGCTGACGGGTGCTATTGCCGCGTCAGCGCGCCGACCCGCACTTTGGATGATTTTCTCAATCACTTTCGGCCTGGTTGTTGGCCGATTAATAAGTTTGTTGCTTGATGGTATGCCTAATGCCACTGCAGATTTTTTACTGGCTCTGGAGATTGTCTCCACAGCGGGGGCCGCAGGGTTACTTTGGTTCAGCCGAAATATAAGTCATGAGCCACTCAGCGATTAA